In the genome of Streptomyces collinus, one region contains:
- a CDS encoding ATP-binding SpoIIE family protein phosphatase: protein MNFTRWSARLPGTQRRAAARTEQTASPDRRGEGSVPAARAEQLTDESPSVPAVDELRVREVLDRVPSLVALVHGPDHRIAYVNDAYTTAFGVRPLGERAREALPELDGLGLFPLLDQVQRSGKPRTVKSRKAPDGRSYTFTCTPVAQGDGKGGSDGRGVLVFATDVTDHAEAAERLRASERRQRETAVTLQRSLLPQELEQPDDLRIAATYHPGGTEAAVGGDWYDVITLGGGRTALVIGDVMGRGVRAAAVMGQLRTAVRAYARLDLPPHEVLQLLDGLAAEIDANQIATCAYAIHDPNEGKLIYSSAGHLPILVRDENGTVLRAEEPTGPPLGTGGWMHTSGSIPLAPGSTAVLYTDGLVERRDADLDEGIAALESALAGATGTPQVVCDRLVRSAGVTPDHDDDVAVLVLQHPARTGADSELFRNAALELLGGVEAAPRARAFASGVLTSWRFPADLHDLGVLATSELVANSLQHGTPPMRLRLRRTDRRLIIEVTDGDDHLPRRRRAEPGDESGRGIAIVATIASNWGCRRTPGGGKAVWCEFALPRTQPT from the coding sequence GTGAACTTCACGCGCTGGAGCGCCCGGCTCCCCGGAACGCAGCGCCGCGCCGCAGCGCGGACCGAGCAGACGGCCTCCCCGGACCGGCGGGGGGAAGGCTCCGTACCCGCCGCCCGTGCCGAACAACTGACCGACGAGTCACCGTCCGTACCCGCCGTCGACGAACTGCGGGTGCGTGAGGTCCTCGACCGCGTCCCGTCCCTCGTCGCCCTGGTCCACGGCCCCGACCACCGCATCGCCTACGTCAACGACGCCTACACGACCGCCTTCGGCGTACGCCCCCTGGGTGAACGCGCGCGCGAGGCCCTCCCCGAGCTGGACGGCCTCGGCCTGTTCCCCCTCCTGGACCAGGTCCAGCGCAGTGGCAAGCCGCGCACGGTCAAGTCCCGCAAGGCCCCCGACGGCCGCTCCTACACCTTCACCTGCACCCCGGTCGCCCAGGGCGACGGCAAGGGCGGCAGCGACGGCCGCGGCGTCCTCGTCTTCGCCACCGACGTCACCGACCACGCCGAAGCGGCCGAACGCCTGCGTGCCAGCGAACGCCGCCAGCGCGAAACGGCGGTCACCCTGCAGCGTTCCCTGCTCCCCCAGGAGCTCGAACAGCCGGACGACCTGCGCATCGCCGCCACCTACCACCCCGGCGGCACGGAAGCCGCGGTCGGCGGCGACTGGTACGACGTCATCACCCTGGGCGGCGGCCGCACGGCCCTGGTCATCGGCGACGTCATGGGCCGGGGCGTCCGCGCCGCGGCGGTCATGGGCCAGCTCCGCACGGCGGTCCGCGCCTACGCCCGCCTCGACCTCCCCCCGCACGAGGTCCTCCAGCTCCTGGACGGCCTGGCCGCCGAGATCGACGCCAACCAGATCGCCACCTGCGCGTACGCCATCCACGACCCGAACGAGGGCAAGCTGATCTACTCCTCGGCGGGCCACCTCCCGATCCTCGTCCGCGACGAGAACGGCACGGTCCTGCGCGCCGAAGAACCCACCGGCCCCCCGCTCGGCACCGGCGGCTGGATGCACACCTCGGGCTCGATCCCCCTCGCCCCCGGCTCCACGGCCGTCCTCTACACGGACGGCCTGGTCGAGCGCCGCGACGCGGACCTGGACGAGGGCATCGCCGCCCTGGAAAGCGCCCTGGCCGGAGCCACCGGCACCCCCCAGGTCGTCTGCGACCGCCTGGTCCGCTCGGCGGGAGTGACACCCGACCACGACGACGACGTGGCCGTCCTGGTCCTCCAGCACCCCGCCCGCACGGGAGCGGACAGCGAGCTCTTCCGCAACGCCGCCCTGGAACTCCTGGGCGGCGTGGAAGCGGCCCCCCGCGCGCGTGCCTTCGCCTCCGGCGTGCTGACCAGCTGGCGCTTCCCCGCCGATCTGCACGACCTGGGCGTCCTGGCCACCAGCGAACTGGTCGCCAACTCCCTCCAGCACGGCACCCCGCCGATGAGACTGCGCCTGCGCCGCACGGACAGACGGCTGATCATCGAGGTCACCGACGGCGACGACCACCTCCCCAGACGCCGCCGCGCGGAACCGGGCGACGAATCGGGCCGGGGCATCGCCATCGTCGCCACGATCGCGTCGAACTGGGGCTGCCGCCGCACACCGGGCGGCGGCAAGGCGGTGTGGTGCGAGTTCGCCCTGCCGCGCACGCAGCCGACGTGA
- a CDS encoding NAD(P)/FAD-dependent oxidoreductase, producing MVKERARILVVGGGYVGMYTALRLQRRLKRELDRGEVEITVVTPDPYMTYQPFLPEAAAGAISPRHVVVPLRRVLDRCRILIGEVTAVDHAKRTATVTTLATEEEGMGGQRLSYDQLVLAPGSVSRTLPVPGLADHGIGFKTVEEAIGLRNHVIEQMDIASSTRDPAIRDAALTFVFVGGGFAGVEALGELEDMARYAARYYHNIQPDDMKWILVEASDRILPEVGEEMGRYTVTELRRRNIDVRLETRLESCADRVAVLSDGARFPTRTVVWTAGVKPHPVLAATDLPRNGRGRLTCTPELSVEGTTHAWAAGDAAAVPDVTAEEPGRECAPNAQHAVRQAKVLADNIVHSLRGEPLETYEHAYAGSVASLGLHKGVAHVYGRKLKGYPAWFMHRAYHLSRVPTFNRKARVLAEWALSGLFKREIVSLGSLEHPRAEFELAAGGKPSQDPPNNPKGSS from the coding sequence ATGGTGAAGGAACGTGCGCGCATTCTCGTTGTCGGTGGTGGCTACGTCGGGATGTACACGGCCCTGCGCCTGCAGCGCAGACTGAAACGGGAACTGGACCGGGGCGAGGTGGAGATCACCGTCGTCACCCCCGACCCGTACATGACCTACCAGCCGTTCCTCCCCGAGGCCGCGGCGGGCGCCATCTCGCCCCGCCACGTCGTCGTACCGCTGCGCCGCGTCCTCGACCGGTGCCGGATCCTGATCGGCGAGGTCACCGCCGTCGACCACGCCAAACGCACCGCCACCGTCACCACCCTCGCCACCGAGGAGGAGGGCATGGGCGGACAGCGGCTCTCCTACGACCAGCTCGTCCTCGCCCCCGGCTCCGTCTCGCGCACCCTGCCGGTCCCCGGCCTCGCCGACCACGGCATCGGCTTCAAGACCGTCGAGGAGGCCATCGGCCTGCGCAACCACGTCATCGAGCAGATGGACATCGCCTCCTCCACCCGCGACCCCGCGATCCGCGACGCGGCCCTCACCTTCGTCTTCGTCGGCGGCGGCTTCGCGGGCGTGGAGGCACTCGGCGAACTGGAGGACATGGCCCGCTACGCCGCGCGCTACTACCACAACATCCAGCCCGACGACATGAAGTGGATCCTCGTCGAGGCCTCGGACCGCATCCTGCCCGAGGTCGGCGAGGAGATGGGCCGCTACACCGTCACCGAGCTGCGCCGCCGCAACATCGACGTGCGCCTGGAGACCCGCCTCGAATCCTGCGCCGACCGGGTCGCCGTCCTCAGCGACGGCGCCCGCTTCCCCACCCGTACGGTCGTCTGGACCGCCGGCGTGAAACCCCACCCGGTGCTCGCCGCCACCGACCTGCCCCGCAACGGCCGCGGACGCCTCACCTGCACGCCGGAGCTGTCGGTCGAGGGCACCACGCACGCCTGGGCCGCGGGAGATGCCGCCGCCGTCCCCGATGTCACCGCCGAGGAACCGGGCCGCGAGTGCGCCCCCAACGCCCAGCACGCCGTCCGCCAGGCCAAGGTCCTCGCCGACAACATCGTCCACTCCCTGCGCGGCGAACCCCTGGAGACGTACGAACACGCCTACGCCGGCTCGGTCGCCTCCCTGGGCCTGCACAAGGGCGTCGCCCACGTCTACGGGCGCAAGCTCAAGGGCTACCCCGCCTGGTTCATGCACCGCGCCTACCACCTCAGCCGCGTGCCCACCTTCAACCGCAAGGCGCGCGTGCTCGCCGAATGGGCCCTGTCCGGTCTGTTCAAACGGGAGATCGTCTCCCTGGGTTCACTCGAACACCCCCGGGCGGAGTTCGAACTCGCGGCCGGTGGAAAGCCTTCTCAGGACCCCCCGAACAACCCGAAGGGGTCGTCCTGA
- a CDS encoding MFS transporter, with protein MGAAMRRIHVGNALSAFGLGFTVPYLYVYVAQVRGLGAMTAGLVLAVFAVAALVVLPFAGRAIVRRGPLPVLLAALVTAALGALSLGIASSAAAVLVSASLLGAGQAVMQPALATMIVDCSSAETRSRAFAMQFFLQNLGLGVGGLIGGHLVDTTSAASFTLLFAIEAAMFLLLVVVMVTVRMPHAPRIEDAPKASGRGSWKQLMGNRAMVQLCVLGFVLFFACYGQFESGLSAYGVEAAGISTSALGTALAANTLVIVVAQFAVLRFVERRRRSRVIAAVGLIWAVAWAVAGYAGLGHGSQEMATAAFVSTYALFGLGEAMLSPTVAPLVADLAPEGMAGQYNSAFALVKQLALAVGPAVGGPLGASLHAPYIVAFLVFSLGITVLAVRLGRQLTDVQDQPWLGKSRVVARGGAPVSADV; from the coding sequence ATGGGCGCAGCGATGCGCCGGATTCACGTGGGTAACGCACTCAGCGCGTTCGGGCTCGGCTTCACGGTCCCGTACCTGTACGTCTATGTGGCGCAGGTGCGAGGGCTTGGGGCCATGACGGCGGGTCTCGTACTCGCCGTCTTCGCCGTGGCCGCGCTGGTGGTGCTGCCGTTCGCCGGGCGGGCCATCGTCCGGCGGGGCCCGCTGCCGGTGTTGCTCGCCGCCCTGGTCACCGCCGCTCTGGGCGCGCTCAGCCTGGGCATCGCCAGCAGTGCGGCGGCCGTGCTGGTGTCGGCCTCCCTGTTGGGGGCGGGGCAGGCCGTGATGCAGCCGGCGCTCGCGACGATGATCGTGGACTGCTCGTCGGCCGAGACGCGGTCGCGTGCCTTCGCCATGCAGTTCTTCCTGCAGAACCTCGGGCTCGGCGTCGGCGGTCTCATCGGCGGGCATCTGGTCGACACCACCAGCGCCGCCTCCTTCACTCTGCTCTTCGCGATCGAGGCGGCGATGTTCCTGCTGCTGGTCGTGGTGATGGTGACCGTGCGGATGCCGCACGCGCCGCGGATCGAGGACGCCCCGAAGGCGTCTGGCCGTGGCAGCTGGAAGCAGCTGATGGGTAACCGGGCCATGGTGCAGCTGTGCGTGCTGGGCTTTGTGCTGTTCTTCGCCTGCTACGGGCAGTTCGAGTCGGGGCTGAGTGCGTACGGGGTCGAGGCCGCGGGGATCTCCACGTCCGCGCTCGGGACCGCGCTCGCCGCCAACACGCTGGTGATCGTCGTCGCGCAGTTCGCCGTGCTCCGGTTCGTGGAGCGGCGCCGGCGGTCGCGGGTGATCGCCGCCGTCGGACTGATCTGGGCCGTGGCGTGGGCCGTCGCCGGGTACGCGGGGCTCGGGCACGGGAGCCAGGAGATGGCGACGGCCGCGTTCGTCTCGACGTACGCACTGTTCGGGCTGGGTGAGGCAATGCTGTCGCCGACCGTGGCCCCGCTGGTCGCGGATCTCGCGCCGGAGGGGATGGCGGGGCAGTACAACTCGGCTTTCGCCCTGGTGAAGCAGCTCGCGCTGGCCGTCGGGCCTGCGGTGGGCGGGCCGCTGGGGGCCTCACTGCACGCGCCGTACATCGTGGCGTTCCTGGTGTTCTCCCTGGGGATCACCGTCCTGGCCGTGCGGTTGGGGCGGCAGCTGACCGATGTGCAGGATCAGCCGTGGCTCGGGAAGAGCCGGGTCGTGGCGCGGGGTGGGGCGCCCGTTTCCGCGGACGTCTGA
- a CDS encoding sigma-70 family RNA polymerase sigma factor, with amino-acid sequence MSVDGRDEPGGSGSGDASAGDAVPPQVPSQGGRASVPPGGHPVEVSVPAQRDRREDGVLPPPRELPPSDTDLIDRMRSGDDTAYEELYRRHAQAVRRYARTCCRDAHTADDLTAEVFARMLQAVRGGAGPAHAVRAYLLTSVRRVAASWTRSARREQLVDDFAVFAAQSARGPDVSDDDTVELGADVRAMHHAEQSMAMRAFRSLPERWQAVLWHTEIEDESPSEVATLFGLDANGTRVLASRAREGLKQAYLQAHVSATLTGDEECARYADQLGTYARGRLRTRAERGLRKHLDECAKCRLAALQIEEVAGGIPAVVPVAVIGWFGAAGYAKAAGLIAGGAGAAGAAGAAGAAAGAGGSASGASGAATGASGSAGGAATGGGGSVGGGGGAMASEGVGAPVKAGVAAGVVTVGVVAAVVMALAGNEKPKPEAEGTTSPPPPSSVARPGEPTPTPSPPPSSTRPGPGPRPPEIVSARAQTPAPAPSSRTSPSPEPDPDPTPTRTPAPPPESPRPTPPPAPTPTPTPPPPPPAPAVYQWSELSYDINGDGTKPEMRIGSSSWVWKRSGLSVGAQRYAHGVTVHGRSSVTIDLNRPCLSYDALVGVDDMTLRLGKVYFSVYADGVRLWRSPLVEGGDPAVPVHVNLAGRSTVRLVVEPRSALDNLMPVDWAESRFTCG; translated from the coding sequence ATGAGCGTTGACGGTCGGGACGAGCCGGGCGGCAGTGGGAGCGGCGACGCCTCGGCCGGCGACGCGGTCCCGCCGCAGGTGCCGAGCCAGGGCGGCCGCGCGAGCGTGCCGCCCGGCGGGCACCCCGTCGAGGTCTCGGTCCCGGCCCAGCGCGACCGGCGCGAGGACGGCGTCCTGCCGCCACCGCGTGAACTGCCGCCGTCCGACACCGACCTCATCGACCGGATGCGCTCGGGCGACGACACGGCGTACGAGGAGCTGTACCGGCGCCATGCGCAAGCCGTGCGCCGGTACGCCCGGACCTGCTGCCGTGACGCCCACACCGCGGACGACCTGACCGCCGAGGTCTTCGCCCGCATGCTCCAGGCGGTGCGCGGCGGTGCGGGCCCGGCGCACGCCGTGCGCGCCTACCTGCTCACCTCCGTCCGACGCGTGGCCGCCTCCTGGACGAGGTCGGCGCGGCGCGAGCAGCTCGTCGACGACTTCGCGGTGTTCGCCGCCCAGTCCGCACGCGGGCCCGACGTGTCCGACGACGACACGGTCGAACTGGGCGCGGACGTACGGGCGATGCACCACGCCGAGCAGTCCATGGCCATGCGGGCCTTCCGGTCGCTGCCGGAGCGCTGGCAGGCCGTGCTGTGGCACACCGAGATCGAGGACGAGTCGCCCAGCGAGGTCGCCACGCTGTTCGGGCTGGACGCCAACGGCACCCGCGTGCTCGCCAGCCGGGCCCGCGAGGGCCTCAAGCAGGCCTACCTCCAGGCCCACGTCAGCGCCACGCTCACCGGTGACGAGGAGTGCGCCCGCTACGCCGACCAGCTCGGCACCTACGCCCGAGGCCGGCTGCGCACCCGGGCCGAGCGGGGGCTGCGCAAGCACCTGGACGAGTGCGCGAAGTGCCGGCTGGCGGCCCTGCAGATCGAGGAAGTGGCCGGCGGCATCCCGGCCGTCGTGCCGGTCGCGGTCATCGGCTGGTTCGGGGCCGCCGGGTACGCGAAGGCGGCCGGGCTCATCGCCGGGGGCGCGGGGGCGGCGGGTGCGGCGGGTGCGGCGGGTGCGGCCGCGGGGGCAGGTGGCTCTGCCTCCGGGGCGAGTGGGGCGGCCACTGGGGCGAGTGGCTCGGCCGGTGGGGCGGCCACTGGAGGCGGCGGTTCGGTCGGCGGAGGCGGTGGTGCGATGGCCTCCGAGGGGGTCGGCGCCCCCGTGAAGGCCGGTGTCGCGGCCGGTGTGGTCACCGTCGGCGTGGTGGCGGCGGTGGTGATGGCACTGGCCGGCAACGAGAAGCCGAAGCCGGAGGCCGAGGGCACCACCTCACCCCCTCCGCCGTCGTCGGTGGCACGCCCGGGCGAGCCCACGCCCACACCCTCGCCCCCGCCGTCCTCCACACGGCCCGGCCCGGGGCCGCGACCGCCGGAGATCGTGTCCGCACGCGCCCAGACGCCCGCGCCGGCACCGAGCTCAAGGACCAGCCCGAGTCCGGAACCGGACCCGGACCCCACGCCGACCCGGACCCCCGCTCCACCGCCCGAGTCCCCGAGGCCCACACCGCCTCCGGCCCCCACACCGACGCCCACTCCCCCGCCGCCCCCGCCCGCTCCGGCCGTCTACCAGTGGAGCGAACTGTCGTACGACATCAACGGCGACGGCACGAAACCCGAGATGCGGATCGGTTCGAGCAGCTGGGTCTGGAAGCGGTCCGGCCTGTCGGTCGGCGCCCAGCGGTACGCGCACGGCGTCACCGTGCACGGCCGCTCGTCCGTCACCATCGACCTCAACCGCCCCTGCTTGTCGTACGACGCGCTCGTAGGGGTGGACGACATGACGCTGCGGCTCGGCAAGGTGTACTTCTCCGTCTACGCCGACGGTGTCCGGCTGTGGCGGTCGCCGCTGGTCGAGGGCGGTGACCCGGCCGTGCCCGTCCATGTGAACCTCGCCGGCCGCAGCACGGTCCGGCTGGTGGTGGAACCGCGCAGCGCCCTGGACAACCTGATGCCGGTGGACTGGGCGGAGTCCAGGTTCACCTGCGGCTAG
- a CDS encoding TetR/AcrR family transcriptional regulator translates to MHVQDSHWSPASAVAAGGMTMSAAGNGRDVSRTTPLRVDAQRNLEHVLRAAREVFGELGYGAPMEDVARRARVGVGTVYRRFPSKDVLVRRIAEEETSRLTDQARAALGQEDEPWSALSRFLRTSVASGAGRLLPPQVLRVSVEDGASGPRVPQQRTQPGGTELRLVPDQPVAVAAVPTVAGEDDAGTSALLEVVGQLVDRARAAGELRADVSVSDVLLVIATAAPSLPDAAQQAAASARLLDILLEGLRSRPA, encoded by the coding sequence ATGCATGTTCAGGACTCTCATTGGTCGCCTGCGTCCGCGGTCGCGGCGGGTGGCATGACGATGAGCGCGGCGGGCAACGGACGCGACGTGTCGCGGACGACGCCGCTGCGCGTGGACGCACAGCGCAATCTGGAGCACGTGCTGCGGGCGGCGCGCGAGGTCTTCGGCGAGCTGGGGTACGGCGCGCCGATGGAGGACGTGGCGCGGCGCGCGCGGGTCGGTGTGGGCACGGTGTACCGGCGGTTCCCGAGCAAGGACGTCCTGGTGCGGCGGATAGCCGAGGAGGAGACCTCCCGGCTGACCGACCAGGCGCGTGCGGCGCTCGGGCAGGAGGACGAGCCGTGGTCGGCCCTGTCGCGCTTCCTGCGGACGTCGGTGGCCTCCGGCGCCGGGCGGCTGCTGCCGCCGCAGGTGCTGCGGGTCTCGGTCGAGGACGGCGCTTCAGGCCCGCGGGTGCCGCAGCAGCGGACCCAGCCGGGCGGGACGGAGCTGCGGCTGGTGCCGGACCAGCCGGTCGCGGTCGCCGCGGTGCCGACGGTCGCGGGCGAGGACGACGCCGGGACGTCGGCGCTGCTGGAGGTCGTGGGCCAGCTCGTGGACCGGGCGCGTGCGGCCGGTGAGCTGCGGGCGGACGTGTCGGTGTCGGACGTGCTGCTGGTGATCGCCACGGCCGCGCCCTCACTGCCGGACGCCGCACAGCAGGCGGCCGCGTCGGCCCGGCTGCTGGACATCCTGCTGGAGGGGCTGCGCTCGCGACCGGCGTGA
- a CDS encoding MarR family winged helix-turn-helix transcriptional regulator yields the protein MGDTPGPSEPTLEEQIAAYQREFQDLDPQVEQIVSALSRLNRRMNVAYGRQTSALGISNAEWEVLKALVLSGAPYRLGPSDLAKRLGLTPAAMTHRIDRMVAESLVTRERDESNRVRVIVELTSEGREKWLEAMRLASVFEEDLLQDLSPDERTALGEVLTRLLRRVEHAQPDAGGRLTDLD from the coding sequence ATGGGCGACACCCCCGGCCCCAGCGAGCCGACCCTCGAAGAGCAGATCGCCGCGTACCAGCGCGAGTTCCAGGACCTAGACCCCCAGGTCGAGCAGATCGTCTCGGCCCTCTCCCGCCTGAACCGCCGCATGAACGTCGCCTACGGCCGTCAGACCTCGGCCCTCGGCATCAGCAACGCGGAGTGGGAGGTCCTCAAGGCCCTCGTCCTCTCCGGAGCTCCCTACCGCCTGGGCCCCAGCGACCTCGCCAAGCGTCTCGGCCTCACTCCGGCCGCAATGACCCACCGGATCGACCGCATGGTCGCCGAATCTCTGGTGACCCGTGAGCGAGACGAGTCCAACCGCGTACGAGTCATCGTGGAGCTGACATCCGAGGGGCGAGAGAAGTGGCTGGAGGCGATGCGCCTGGCGTCGGTCTTCGAGGAGGACCTGCTCCAGGACCTGTCCCCCGACGAGCGCACGGCACTGGGCGAAGTGCTCACACGCCTGCTGCGCCGGGTCGAGCACGCGCAGCCGGACGCCGGCGGGCGTCTCACCGACCTGGACTGA